A window from Akkermansia muciniphila encodes these proteins:
- the nuoK gene encoding NADH-quinone oxidoreductase subunit NuoK, giving the protein MIPLTHYLILSGVLFAIGLMGVIVRRDIIVIFMCLEMMLSAANLSLVAFSRAQGTMGLPNYDGQSLSIFILTIAAAEVAIGLALIVSLYRARRTASTQDLNTLKD; this is encoded by the coding sequence ATGATACCTCTTACGCATTACCTGATCCTCTCCGGCGTCCTGTTCGCCATCGGCCTGATGGGGGTGATTGTCCGGCGTGACATCATCGTCATCTTCATGTGCCTGGAAATGATGCTCAGCGCGGCCAACCTGTCCCTGGTGGCGTTTTCACGCGCCCAGGGCACCATGGGCCTGCCCAACTATGACGGACAGTCCCTCTCCATCTTCATCCTGACCATCGCCGCGGCGGAAGTAGCCATCGGGCTGGCCCTCATCGTCTCCCTGTACCGGGCCAGGCGCACGGCCAGCACGCAGGACCTCAACACGCTGAAAGACTAA
- the nuoL gene encoding NADH-quinone oxidoreductase subunit L, whose amino-acid sequence MFNIDIQYTWLLLFLPLVVAAFDWFLLTRRPNIAALTSTFSCLATFVLSLGLLDQTGSASFSWLPISDVFSVDLGFVLDPLSTRMMLVVTGIGLLVHIFSLSYMAEDKAKTRYFACLSLFMFSMTGIVLANNIAMTFIFWELVGLSSYLLIGHWYTRDAAANAAKKAFICNRVGDFGFLIGILTLWALTNTLDFSLMEMPAGLSETLLNITVLCLFCGAVGKSAQFPLHVWLPDAMEGPTPVSALIHAATMVAAGVYMMVRVQYSIGVEAFPALACNVIAVIGAVTAVIAAFMATQQNDIKRVLAYSTLSQLGYMVMALGLLAGEAAMFHLFTHAWFKALLFLGAGAIIFACHHEQDIWKMGGIMKRMKLTSLTFIIATMALVAIPFTSGFFSKEAILEAALHKNPVFFWIGAGVALLTTFYMMRVIFVVFFGKSRSHSSEHATEVGGLMLVPLLILAVLALISGYGFIADRLVPFNGFVSESFHIGMPFYVSMGALVLGILLAAVFYAGSPASDKLSGNAVSRALANRLYIDWFYDKVLVRGIQSSLAAIIDFMDQFIISGLIVGGLARLTAAVGSLLRRLQSGSMAAYTALFGIGLLLVIYFTVFYSC is encoded by the coding sequence ATGTTTAATATTGATATTCAATACACCTGGCTCCTGCTCTTCCTGCCGCTGGTCGTAGCCGCCTTCGACTGGTTCCTGCTGACCCGGCGCCCGAACATCGCGGCGCTCACCTCCACCTTCTCCTGCCTGGCGACCTTCGTTCTTTCCCTGGGCCTGCTGGACCAGACCGGCTCTGCCTCCTTCTCCTGGCTTCCGATCTCCGACGTCTTTTCCGTTGACCTGGGCTTTGTGCTGGACCCCCTTTCCACCCGCATGATGCTGGTGGTCACGGGCATCGGCCTGCTGGTCCACATCTTCTCCCTGAGCTACATGGCGGAGGACAAGGCGAAAACACGCTACTTCGCGTGCCTGAGCCTCTTCATGTTCTCCATGACGGGCATCGTCCTGGCGAACAACATCGCCATGACCTTCATCTTCTGGGAGCTGGTGGGCCTTTCCTCCTACCTGCTCATCGGCCACTGGTACACCAGGGACGCCGCCGCAAACGCCGCCAAAAAAGCCTTCATTTGCAACCGCGTGGGTGACTTCGGCTTCCTGATCGGCATCCTGACCCTCTGGGCGCTGACCAACACGCTGGACTTCAGCCTGATGGAAATGCCCGCGGGCCTCAGTGAAACCCTGCTGAACATCACGGTGCTGTGCCTCTTCTGCGGGGCGGTGGGCAAATCCGCCCAGTTCCCGCTGCACGTGTGGCTGCCGGACGCCATGGAAGGCCCCACTCCCGTCTCCGCCCTGATCCATGCCGCCACCATGGTGGCCGCCGGGGTGTACATGATGGTGCGCGTGCAGTACTCCATCGGCGTGGAAGCCTTCCCCGCCCTGGCCTGCAACGTCATTGCCGTCATCGGCGCCGTCACGGCAGTCATCGCCGCCTTCATGGCCACCCAGCAGAATGACATCAAGCGCGTGCTGGCCTACTCCACCCTCTCCCAACTGGGCTACATGGTCATGGCCCTGGGCCTGCTGGCCGGGGAAGCGGCCATGTTCCACCTCTTCACCCACGCCTGGTTCAAGGCCCTGCTCTTCCTGGGCGCGGGCGCCATCATCTTCGCCTGCCACCATGAACAGGACATCTGGAAAATGGGCGGCATCATGAAGCGCATGAAGCTGACCTCCCTCACCTTCATCATCGCCACCATGGCGCTGGTCGCCATTCCGTTCACGTCCGGCTTCTTCTCCAAGGAAGCCATCCTGGAAGCCGCCCTGCACAAAAACCCGGTCTTCTTCTGGATCGGCGCGGGCGTGGCCCTGCTGACCACCTTCTACATGATGCGCGTGATCTTCGTGGTCTTCTTCGGCAAGAGCCGCAGCCACAGCTCGGAACACGCCACGGAAGTGGGCGGCCTCATGCTGGTTCCCCTGCTGATCCTGGCCGTACTGGCCCTCATCTCCGGCTACGGCTTCATCGCTGACAGGCTGGTGCCCTTCAACGGGTTCGTTTCCGAAAGCTTCCATATCGGCATGCCCTTCTACGTCTCCATGGGGGCTCTGGTGCTCGGCATCCTGCTGGCGGCCGTTTTCTATGCGGGCTCCCCGGCCTCCGACAAGCTCTCCGGCAATGCCGTCTCCCGCGCCCTTGCCAACCGCCTCTACATTGACTGGTTCTATGACAAGGTGCTGGTCAGGGGCATCCAGAGCTCCCTGGCCGCCATCATCGACTTCATGGACCAGTTCATCATCTCCGGCCTCATCGTGGGCGGCCTGGCGCGGCTGACCGCCGCCGTTGGGTCCCTGCTGCGCCGCCTTCAGTCCGGCAGCATGGCCGCCTACACGGCCCTCTTCGGCATCGGCCTGCTCCTGGTCATCTACTTCACCGTCTTCTATTCCTGCTAA
- a CDS encoding complex I subunit 4 family protein: MLIWLVLIPLIATALIGLCKAPARPTALLSATLTLALGIWALVSFDGCSSCWSRFEGMDLQLTLAPALAKVMLLLTILVTFATVLGTNPPKGGEASWYNSALLISAGATGAFLSDNIISFFAFHELALIPTFVMIGLYGRGDRRTTAWRATLYLGLASMVLLAALLMIGTQAGFTFSGLKDFMAGGRELAHAELIGALLIAGFGTLISLFPFHSWAAPAYASAPAPVAMMHAGVLKKFGLYGLFMFQPLMETGFLPWTNILLVLLVCNVIWVGYVTVNQKRLDLLLGNSSVMHMGYIFLAFAALVASGSAEANPWALKGAALLMLAHGLTIALLFLLCGQIEKQTGTLEINSLGGLSTRLPRMAFVFGLAGMASIGLPGLANFPGEFMVFFSGFAGFTNGFGPVQIATILCLWGLVIGAVYMLRAYRNIFQGDLSKAADYATELLPSERAANYFLTITLAVFGFFPTLVLQFFS, encoded by the coding sequence ATGCTTATCTGGCTTGTTCTCATTCCTCTGATTGCCACGGCCCTCATCGGTCTGTGCAAGGCGCCCGCACGCCCGACAGCCCTGCTCAGCGCCACGCTGACGCTGGCCCTCGGCATCTGGGCCCTGGTTAGCTTTGACGGCTGCTCCTCCTGCTGGTCCCGCTTTGAAGGGATGGACCTCCAGCTCACGCTGGCCCCGGCCCTGGCCAAAGTGATGCTGCTGCTGACCATCCTGGTAACCTTCGCCACCGTGCTGGGCACCAACCCGCCCAAGGGAGGGGAAGCCTCCTGGTACAACTCCGCCCTGCTGATTTCCGCGGGCGCCACCGGGGCCTTCCTGTCCGACAATATCATCTCCTTCTTCGCCTTCCATGAACTGGCCCTCATCCCCACCTTCGTGATGATCGGCCTGTACGGACGGGGTGACCGCCGCACCACGGCCTGGCGCGCCACGCTTTACCTGGGGCTTGCCTCCATGGTGCTGCTGGCCGCCCTGCTGATGATCGGCACGCAGGCGGGCTTCACCTTCTCCGGATTGAAAGACTTCATGGCCGGCGGACGTGAACTCGCCCACGCGGAGCTCATCGGCGCCCTGCTGATCGCCGGGTTCGGCACGCTGATTTCCCTCTTCCCCTTCCACTCCTGGGCAGCCCCCGCGTATGCCTCCGCCCCCGCTCCGGTGGCGATGATGCATGCGGGCGTGCTCAAGAAGTTCGGCCTGTACGGCCTCTTCATGTTCCAGCCGCTGATGGAAACAGGCTTCCTTCCCTGGACGAACATCCTCCTTGTCCTGCTCGTCTGCAACGTCATCTGGGTGGGTTACGTAACCGTCAACCAGAAGAGGCTGGACCTGCTCCTGGGCAACTCTTCCGTGATGCACATGGGCTACATCTTCCTGGCCTTCGCCGCCCTGGTGGCCTCCGGTTCCGCGGAAGCCAACCCCTGGGCACTGAAAGGGGCCGCCCTGCTGATGCTGGCCCACGGCCTGACCATCGCCCTGCTCTTCCTGCTCTGCGGACAAATTGAAAAGCAGACCGGCACGCTGGAAATCAACTCCCTGGGCGGCCTGAGCACCAGGCTGCCGCGCATGGCCTTCGTCTTCGGCCTGGCGGGCATGGCCTCCATCGGCCTCCCCGGCCTTGCCAACTTCCCGGGGGAATTCATGGTCTTCTTCTCCGGCTTCGCCGGTTTCACCAACGGCTTCGGCCCCGTCCAGATCGCCACCATCCTGTGCCTCTGGGGCCTGGTCATCGGCGCGGTGTACATGCTGAGGGCCTACCGCAACATCTTCCAGGGGGACCTCTCCAAGGCCGCAGACTACGCCACGGAACTGCTGCCTTCCGAACGGGCGGCCAACTACTTCCTGACGATCACCCTGGCGGTCTTCGGCTTCTTCCCCACGTTGGTGCTCCAGTTCTTCTCCTGA
- a CDS encoding NADH-quinone oxidoreductase subunit N, giving the protein MQAYIPEFILAGLAMLMLLAETFCKKTPKFVFGLIGAAGALAMLPFYMGGLYDNVYIILALVATAVTLLLSVDFRAVINLSSNDSKSQDGTGEFYILPLLACVGITSLCKASNLVELFVSLEVLTLSSFIMVGYFRRNLGSTEAGIKYLILGAVSTGFLVFGLAWYFGVTGTFIYDEAIVSHALAGQTAPAMYLALAMLLLGTAFKIGAVPMQLWIPDVYQGAPTPVTAFLSVASKVAGFALLSIILAPFAALPPVEFVIALMAAATLLVGNLGAIPQTNLKRMMGYSSIAQAGFILPLFIGTVDGRLAPNAPFYLAVYLVMTFGAFFALAMIRIQRGSEEISAFRGLGKTNPRLALAITIMFASLAGVPLTAGFFAKMISFVHVINTGLYLGWMLPVMIICAASGFYYYFKVIRSMYWDKPAEDADPVQVPVISGVMLAAFSIFIVLGGLMPLFMNPIR; this is encoded by the coding sequence ATGCAAGCGTATATTCCGGAATTCATCCTGGCCGGCCTGGCGATGCTTATGCTCCTGGCCGAGACCTTCTGCAAAAAGACGCCCAAATTCGTCTTCGGGCTGATTGGCGCGGCGGGTGCCCTGGCGATGCTCCCCTTCTACATGGGGGGGCTCTATGACAACGTCTACATCATCCTGGCGCTTGTCGCCACAGCAGTCACCCTGCTGCTGTCCGTGGACTTCCGGGCCGTCATCAACCTCTCTTCCAACGACTCCAAGTCCCAGGACGGCACGGGGGAATTCTACATCCTTCCCCTGCTGGCCTGCGTGGGCATCACCTCCCTGTGCAAGGCCTCCAACCTGGTGGAACTGTTCGTCTCCCTGGAAGTGCTTACCCTGAGCTCCTTCATCATGGTGGGCTACTTCCGCCGGAACCTGGGCTCTACGGAAGCGGGCATCAAGTACCTGATTCTGGGCGCCGTCAGCACGGGCTTTCTCGTCTTCGGCCTGGCCTGGTACTTCGGCGTCACGGGAACCTTCATCTATGACGAAGCCATCGTCAGCCATGCGCTGGCGGGCCAGACGGCCCCCGCCATGTACCTGGCCCTCGCCATGCTGCTGCTCGGCACGGCCTTCAAAATCGGCGCGGTTCCCATGCAATTGTGGATTCCGGACGTATACCAGGGCGCACCCACTCCGGTGACGGCTTTCCTTTCCGTAGCCTCCAAGGTGGCCGGCTTTGCCCTGCTCAGCATCATCCTGGCCCCCTTCGCCGCCCTGCCTCCCGTTGAATTCGTCATAGCCCTGATGGCTGCGGCTACGCTGCTGGTGGGCAACCTGGGCGCCATTCCGCAGACCAACCTGAAGCGTATGATGGGTTATTCCTCCATCGCGCAGGCCGGGTTCATCCTTCCCCTCTTCATCGGCACTGTGGACGGCCGGCTTGCCCCGAACGCCCCGTTCTACCTGGCCGTGTACCTGGTCATGACCTTTGGCGCCTTCTTCGCCCTCGCCATGATCCGCATCCAGCGCGGGAGCGAGGAAATCTCCGCCTTCCGTGGCCTGGGCAAGACCAATCCCCGGCTGGCGCTGGCCATCACCATCATGTTCGCCTCCCTGGCGGGCGTGCCGCTGACGGCCGGCTTCTTCGCCAAAATGATCTCCTTCGTGCACGTCATCAACACGGGCTTGTACCTGGGCTGGATGCTCCCCGTCATGATCATCTGCGCGGCCTCCGGCTTCTATTACTACTTCAAGGTCATCCGCTCCATGTACTGGGACAAGCCCGCAGAAGACGCGGACCCCGTACAGGTTCCCGTCATTTCCGGCGTCATGCTGGCCGCCTTCTCCATCTTCATCGTGCTGGGCGGCCTGATGCCCCTTTTCATGAATCCCATCCGGTAA
- a CDS encoding DUF3472 domain-containing protein: protein MRLFSATAVICAALFSGTSFLHAQDPELLMKRQCRSVHVMQQGHPAQASALYNEVKAKTSVPGTYFCAMNFDDGYIGFQEQSNGKKVIIFSIWDPVAHGDNPNSVPEEERTKLVKLGENARAGRFGGEGTGGQSFVDYPWTVGENMRFLVCVKKMGKFKEISGFYYNNKDKAWDLISKWKTHSSEKELSFSVGFVEDFMRNFESAKKARGAFFGPSFAYKDGKWFPNTSVTFTGDPTPSTNVMADIQPNGSVLLQTGGDTKMTDFKLFQNRPLPQDAKPVQPDEKVTRLVQENTK from the coding sequence ATGCGCCTTTTCTCCGCAACAGCCGTCATCTGCGCCGCCCTGTTCTCCGGCACCTCCTTCCTGCATGCCCAGGACCCGGAGCTTCTGATGAAACGGCAGTGCCGTTCCGTCCATGTCATGCAGCAGGGCCACCCCGCGCAGGCAAGTGCCCTGTACAATGAAGTAAAAGCCAAGACGTCCGTTCCCGGCACCTACTTCTGCGCCATGAACTTTGACGACGGCTACATCGGCTTCCAGGAGCAGTCCAACGGCAAAAAAGTGATCATCTTTTCCATCTGGGACCCGGTGGCCCATGGGGACAACCCCAACAGCGTGCCGGAAGAGGAACGCACCAAGCTGGTGAAACTGGGTGAAAACGCACGCGCAGGCCGCTTTGGCGGAGAGGGAACGGGAGGCCAGAGCTTCGTGGACTATCCCTGGACCGTCGGAGAGAACATGCGCTTTCTCGTCTGCGTCAAAAAGATGGGGAAATTCAAGGAAATCAGCGGCTTTTACTATAACAACAAGGACAAGGCCTGGGACCTCATCTCCAAATGGAAAACCCATTCCTCGGAAAAGGAACTCTCCTTCTCCGTCGGCTTTGTGGAAGACTTCATGCGCAACTTTGAATCCGCCAAAAAAGCCCGCGGCGCCTTCTTCGGCCCCAGCTTCGCGTACAAGGACGGCAAATGGTTCCCCAACACCAGCGTCACATTCACGGGGGACCCGACCCCCTCCACCAACGTCATGGCGGACATCCAGCCCAACGGCTCCGTGCTGCTCCAAACGGGAGGGGATACGAAAATGACGGATTTCAAACTGTTCCAGAACCGCCCCCTGCCCCAGGATGCAAAGCCTGTCCAGCCTGATGAAAAGGTCACCCGGCTCGTTCAGGAAAACACCAAATAA